The Anolis carolinensis isolate JA03-04 chromosome 2, rAnoCar3.1.pri, whole genome shotgun sequence genome has a window encoding:
- the cd274 gene encoding programmed cell death 1 ligand 1 has translation MFGPLLVVLVQIQLHLVSALFTVEVLQPRYFAEHGGTVTMGCRFPVHDPFNLTNLSVLWQRKPSQGNEVKEVYKLSKGQEDLRQQHADYQDRARVAPSELKIGLSMLCLNNVKIADSGIYVCLVHYEGSDLKYIYLDVKAPYKRIHFQKRKEKTELNLTCQSQGYPLAEVSWQNEKSTNLSKFAFTTHQMTEDGLFNITSTLRVKPRNHGNYSCVFWNRELNENTSAHGAVSSLDFANKSNTEKKSLTVMVPICLLLLLVLIIFAFMKLRRKQFTNYYPQKEEDLDLQTKNLNAATIPD, from the exons CTTTATTCACAGTGGAAGTTCTTCAGCCACGTTATTTTGCAGAGCATGGGGGCACTGTGACAATGGGCTGCCGCTTTCCAGTCCACGATCCATTCAATCTGACCAATTTAAGTGTCTTGTGGCAAAGAAAACCCTCCCAGGGAAATGAAGTAAAAGAAGTTTACAAGCTCAGCAAAGGTCAAGAAGACCTCAGGCAGCAACACGCAGACTATCAAGACAGAGCCAGAGTTGCACCCAGCGAATTAAAAATTGGACTTTCCATGCTGTGTCTCAACAATGTAAAGATCGCAGATTCAGGAATATATGTTTGTCTTGTGCATTATGAAGGATCCGACCTCAAGTACATTTATTTGGATGTTAAAG CACCCTACAAGAGAATACATTtccagaagagaaaggaaaaaacagAGCTGAATTTGACTTGTCAGTCACAAGGATATCCTCTTGCTGAAGTTTCTTGGCAAAATGAGAAAAGCACTAATCTCAGCAAATTTGCCTTCACTACGCATCAAATGACAGAGGATGGACTTTTCAACATTACTAGTACCCTGAGAGTCAAACCACGGAATCACGGAAACTATAGCTGTGTATTCTGGAATAGGGAACTAAATGAAAACACATCGGCACATGGTGCAGTATCATCGCTCG ATTTTGCAAATAAATCAAATACGGAAAAAAAATCCTTGACTGTAATGGTACCAATTTGTCTGCTACTACTATTAGTTCTGATAATATTCGCCTTCATGAAGTTGAGGAGAAAGCAATTCACCAATTACTACCCCCAAAAAG AGGAAGATCTGGATCTTCAGACCAAGAATTTAAATGCAGCAACTATTCCAGACTGA